Proteins from one Triticum aestivum cultivar Chinese Spring chromosome 7A, IWGSC CS RefSeq v2.1, whole genome shotgun sequence genomic window:
- the LOC780651 gene encoding MADS-box transcription factor 5 isoform X2 has translation MGRGKVELKRIDNKISRQVTFAKRRNGLLKKAYELSLLCDAEVALIIFSARGRLFEFSTSSRNLLGEDLGPLNMKELEQLENQIEISLKHIRATKSQQSLDQLFELKRKEKQLQDVNKDLRKKIQETGADSVLQMFCQDVGPSGSSGHANQANQQEYFHPDCDPSLRMGYDHAYLDHLNKE, from the exons ATGGGGCGCGGCAAGGTGGAGCTGAAGCGGATCGACAACAAGATCAGCCGGCAGGTGACGTTCGCCAAGCGCCGCAACGGCCTGCTCAAGAAGGCGTACGAGCTGTCGCTGCTCTGCGACGCTGAGGTCGCGCTCATCATCTTCTCCGCCCGCGGCCGCCTCTTCGAGTTCTCCACATCCTCACG AAATCTTCTTGGCGAGGACTTGGGCCCACTTAACATGAAGGAACTTGAGCAACTGGAGAACCAAATTGAGATCTCTCTCAAACATATCAGGGCGACAAAG AGCCAGCAGTCACTTGATCAGCTCTTTGAGCTCAAGCGCAAG GAAAAACAACTGCAAGATGTTAATAAAGACTTACGAAAAAAG ATACAAGAAACTGGTGCGGATAGTGTTCTACAGATGTTTTGCCAGGATGTTGGACCAAGTGGGTCTAGTGGCCATGCTAATCAAGCTAATCAACAGGAGTATTTTCATCCTGATTGTGACCCTTCCCTGCGTATGGG GTATGATCATGCTTACCTGGATCACTTGAACAAGGAATGA
- the LOC780651 gene encoding MADS-box transcription factor 5 isoform X1 — MGRGKVELKRIDNKISRQVTFAKRRNGLLKKAYELSLLCDAEVALIIFSARGRLFEFSTSSRMYKTLERYRSCNFNSEATATPETELSNYQEYLKLKTRVEFLQTTQRNLLGEDLGPLNMKELEQLENQIEISLKHIRATKSQQSLDQLFELKRKEKQLQDVNKDLRKKIQETGADSVLQMFCQDVGPSGSSGHANQANQQEYFHPDCDPSLRMGYDHAYLDHLNKE, encoded by the exons ATGGGGCGCGGCAAGGTGGAGCTGAAGCGGATCGACAACAAGATCAGCCGGCAGGTGACGTTCGCCAAGCGCCGCAACGGCCTGCTCAAGAAGGCGTACGAGCTGTCGCTGCTCTGCGACGCTGAGGTCGCGCTCATCATCTTCTCCGCCCGCGGCCGCCTCTTCGAGTTCTCCACATCCTCACG CATGTACAAGACTCTAGAACGGTACCGCAGCTGTAACTTCAACTCCGAGGCAACTGCAACTCCGGAGACCGAACTA AGCAACTACCAGGAGTATTTAAAGCTAAAGACAAGAGTTGAGTTCCTACAGACAACTCAGAG AAATCTTCTTGGCGAGGACTTGGGCCCACTTAACATGAAGGAACTTGAGCAACTGGAGAACCAAATTGAGATCTCTCTCAAACATATCAGGGCGACAAAG AGCCAGCAGTCACTTGATCAGCTCTTTGAGCTCAAGCGCAAG GAAAAACAACTGCAAGATGTTAATAAAGACTTACGAAAAAAG ATACAAGAAACTGGTGCGGATAGTGTTCTACAGATGTTTTGCCAGGATGTTGGACCAAGTGGGTCTAGTGGCCATGCTAATCAAGCTAATCAACAGGAGTATTTTCATCCTGATTGTGACCCTTCCCTGCGTATGGG GTATGATCATGCTTACCTGGATCACTTGAACAAGGAATGA